In Francisella hispaniensis FSC454, a genomic segment contains:
- a CDS encoding 4-hydroxy-tetrahydrodipicolinate reductase, giving the protein MRVAIVGNGKTGAAVAGLLPQHEISGVYDSKNVLTTDALQNADVAIVFVNAKVLQELLPILLEANTPVVCGTTGYDWDQNFINYINQNQKTWVVANNFSLSMVVVRNILVSLGQLNQLHENADYSITEKHHIQKVDIPSGTAVSWRNWLNIGDVSIESMREGDIKGQHQVKVNAQHETIEFKHTAHDRSLFAEGAIWAAREVFQRGITGFVYFDELVGERLCL; this is encoded by the coding sequence ATGAGAGTAGCTATAGTTGGTAATGGTAAGACAGGAGCTGCGGTAGCGGGACTGTTGCCACAACATGAAATATCAGGGGTATATGACTCAAAAAATGTATTAACAACAGATGCACTACAAAATGCAGATGTGGCAATAGTTTTTGTTAATGCAAAAGTATTGCAAGAACTTTTACCGATATTACTAGAGGCAAATACGCCTGTGGTTTGTGGTACAACAGGATATGACTGGGATCAGAATTTTATTAATTATATAAACCAAAACCAGAAGACTTGGGTCGTTGCTAATAATTTTAGTTTATCTATGGTGGTTGTGAGAAATATTTTGGTCTCATTGGGTCAGCTAAACCAATTACATGAAAATGCTGATTATTCAATTACAGAAAAGCATCACATACAAAAAGTTGATATTCCTAGTGGTACGGCAGTATCTTGGAGAAATTGGTTAAATATAGGAGATGTATCTATAGAGTCTATGAGGGAGGGAGACATAAAAGGACAACATCAAGTTAAGGTAAATGCACAGCATGAAACAATTGAGTTTAAACATACTGCTCATGATAGAAGCTTGTTTGCTGAAGGGGCTATATGGGCAGCAAGAGAAGTGTTTCAAAGAGGTATTACTGGATTTGTTTATTTTGATGAGCTGGTAGGAGAGAGATTATGTCTATAG
- the lysC gene encoding lysine-sensitive aspartokinase 3, with product MSETIVAKFGGTSVANQESIRKCANIVNSDNRIKLVVVSAQSGITNLLIQLANNKDNSKIEKIIGQIESIVNPILQSINSESVTTSISDMIAELRMFANMAAYFSGKQLSDSILAFGEIISSFLVASVFNQSGINTYHLDSRKILKTNSDFGCASPNLSALETNAIEHILPKIDQGYVCVLGGFIGSDAHGNTTTLGRGCGDYSAALYTQAIKATQLKIYTDVTGIYQADPRVIPKASSLRTLGFGEAAELATFGAKVVHPKTFWPAISSNFDIYIGSTFQPELGGTLITQKIDYDRNIIAVAERKAQTLLTIKSFNMFGSQGFLVKVFSILADHNIAVDLVSTSEVSVAITLDKLGSHSMGDDLVTTELLKDLESIGNVNIKVENDLSLVSVVGTNLHQINGVSGELFSSLKDYNIRLFSHGASENSISMLVASKDAQKVVNNVYSSFFS from the coding sequence ATGTCAGAAACAATTGTTGCTAAATTTGGTGGTACAAGTGTAGCAAATCAAGAAAGTATTAGAAAATGCGCTAATATAGTTAATTCAGATAATAGAATAAAATTAGTAGTTGTAAGTGCTCAGTCAGGTATCACAAATCTATTAATTCAATTAGCAAATAATAAAGATAATTCAAAAATAGAAAAAATTATAGGACAGATAGAATCTATAGTTAATCCTATATTACAATCTATTAATTCTGAAAGTGTGACTACTTCTATAAGTGATATGATTGCTGAGCTTAGGATGTTCGCAAACATGGCTGCTTATTTTAGTGGTAAGCAACTATCAGATTCTATCTTAGCTTTTGGAGAGATTATTTCATCTTTTTTAGTTGCTAGCGTTTTTAATCAAAGTGGTATAAATACTTATCATTTAGATTCAAGAAAAATCCTTAAGACAAATAGTGATTTTGGTTGTGCTAGCCCAAATTTATCAGCTTTAGAAACTAATGCTATTGAGCATATTTTACCTAAAATAGATCAAGGATATGTTTGTGTTCTTGGAGGGTTTATTGGTTCAGATGCTCATGGAAATACTACAACTTTAGGTAGAGGATGTGGCGATTATTCTGCAGCTTTATACACTCAAGCTATAAAAGCGACTCAACTAAAAATTTATACGGATGTAACGGGTATTTATCAGGCTGATCCAAGAGTTATTCCTAAGGCTAGCTCTTTGCGTACGCTAGGATTTGGCGAGGCTGCAGAGTTGGCTACTTTTGGAGCTAAGGTTGTTCATCCTAAAACTTTTTGGCCAGCAATATCCAGTAATTTTGATATTTATATTGGTTCAACTTTTCAGCCAGAGCTTGGTGGTACTTTAATTACACAAAAAATCGATTACGACAGAAACATCATAGCTGTAGCAGAAAGAAAAGCTCAAACTCTACTAACTATAAAAAGCTTTAATATGTTTGGTTCCCAAGGTTTTCTAGTAAAGGTTTTCAGTATTTTGGCTGACCATAATATTGCGGTGGACTTGGTTTCCACTAGTGAGGTAAGTGTTGCAATCACTTTAGATAAACTAGGTAGTCATTCTATGGGTGATGATTTAGTTACTACAGAGCTTTTAAAAGATCTAGAGTCTATAGGTAATGTAAATATCAAAGTTGAAAATGATTTATCTTTAGTTAGCGTAGTTGGTACTAACTTGCACCAAATAAATGGCGTTAGTGGAGAGCTTTTTAGTAGCCTTAAAGACTACAATATTAGGCTTTTTAGTCATGGCGCTAGTGAGAATAGTATATCTATGCTTGTCGCTAGTAAAGATGCTCAAAAAGTAGTTAATAATGTTTACAGTAGTTTTTTTAGCTAG
- the pip gene encoding prolyl aminopeptidase — translation MPLYPEIEPFNQEFLKVSDIHTIYFEECGNPNGKPAVFIHGGPGGGIQPSYRQYFNPDKYRVILVDQRGCGKSTPFAELKENTTQDLIQDFEKIRKKLNIDKWMIFGGSWGSTLGLAYAQAYPEVVTELVLRGIFLGREKELSWLYQHGASMVFPDMWEKYIEPIPVEQRKDFISAYHSILTGDDEKLKQQAAIAWSVWEASTSKLFIDKKSIDRYAEDKFSLAFARIECHYFKNKLFIQEAQLLKEAYKIKDIPGVIVQGRYDMVCPAVSAWDLHKVWPKAELDIIADAGHSISEPGILEALVRATDKFAD, via the coding sequence ATGCCATTGTATCCAGAAATAGAACCATTTAATCAAGAGTTTTTAAAAGTTTCAGATATTCATACAATATATTTTGAAGAGTGCGGAAACCCTAATGGAAAGCCTGCTGTATTTATTCATGGTGGTCCAGGAGGCGGTATTCAACCAAGTTATAGGCAGTACTTCAACCCAGATAAATATCGTGTAATATTAGTAGATCAGCGAGGCTGTGGTAAAAGTACGCCATTTGCTGAGCTTAAAGAAAATACAACGCAAGACTTAATTCAAGATTTTGAAAAAATTCGTAAAAAATTGAATATTGATAAGTGGATGATTTTTGGAGGATCTTGGGGTAGTACTCTAGGGTTGGCTTATGCTCAAGCCTATCCAGAGGTTGTAACAGAGCTTGTTCTTAGAGGTATATTTCTTGGGCGAGAAAAGGAGTTATCATGGTTGTACCAGCATGGTGCTAGTATGGTATTTCCTGATATGTGGGAGAAATATATAGAACCTATTCCAGTAGAGCAGAGAAAAGATTTTATATCAGCATATCATTCAATACTTACAGGTGATGATGAAAAGCTTAAACAACAAGCTGCTATAGCTTGGAGTGTTTGGGAGGCATCAACAAGTAAATTATTCATAGATAAGAAATCTATAGATAGGTATGCAGAGGATAAGTTTAGTTTAGCCTTTGCAAGGATTGAATGTCATTATTTTAAAAACAAATTATTTATACAAGAGGCTCAGTTATTGAAAGAAGCTTATAAAATTAAGGATATCCCTGGTGTGATAGTGCAAGGTCGTTATGATATGGTTTGCCCAGCAGTAAGTGCTTGGGATTTGCATAAAGTATGGCCAAAGGCAGAGCTAGATATTATCGCAGATGCTGGCCACTCTATCAGCGAACCAGGAATTCTAGAGGCTTTAGTCAGAGCAACAGATAAATTTGCAGATTAA
- a CDS encoding TatD family hydrolase, whose product MILDAHVHTDKYSLEDLSKVAIECRTYNIKLLSVAMCVPSYISIKALSDKYDFIIPSFGIHPWKADIYAQDLISLDKYLFESKYIGEIGLDKKFLDYAASFRDQQQVFEYIVSHRAVDNKLLNLHTSEAELEVLQILERYKRHRFIVHWYAGDLEVLDKYLALGGHFSIGVEILFSEHIREITRRIPLERILTETDNPSSYSWLLGKEQNDGMPALLFKVIDKICEVKQIPKDIFLKILEENQKNILL is encoded by the coding sequence ATGATACTAGATGCACACGTTCATACAGATAAATACTCATTAGAGGATTTAAGTAAAGTAGCTATAGAGTGTCGAACTTATAATATAAAGCTCTTATCTGTTGCAATGTGTGTCCCTTCGTATATTTCTATAAAAGCCCTAAGCGATAAGTATGATTTTATTATTCCATCATTTGGCATTCATCCATGGAAGGCAGATATATATGCACAAGATTTAATATCTTTAGATAAATACTTGTTTGAGAGTAAATATATAGGAGAGATTGGTTTAGATAAGAAATTTTTGGATTATGCTGCCTCATTTAGAGATCAGCAGCAAGTATTTGAATATATAGTCTCACACAGAGCCGTAGATAATAAATTACTAAATTTACATACAAGTGAAGCAGAGCTAGAGGTTTTGCAAATTTTAGAAAGATATAAGCGCCATAGGTTTATTGTCCACTGGTATGCAGGAGATCTTGAAGTATTGGACAAATATTTAGCACTAGGTGGCCATTTCTCAATTGGTGTTGAGATTCTATTTAGCGAACATATTAGAGAGATAACTAGACGAATACCTTTGGAGAGGATTTTGACTGAGACAGATAATCCTTCATCATATTCATGGCTTTTGGGTAAAGAGCAAAATGATGGCATGCCAGCTTTATTATTTAAGGTGATTGATAAAATATGTGAAGTTAAGCAAATTCCTAAAGATATTTTTTTAAAAATCTTAGAGGAGAATCAAAAAAATATTTTACTTTAG
- the pnuC gene encoding nicotinamide riboside transporter PnuC, translating to MIHVLDFCTMVINLLCTFLLAGLYVIGWPVGIVGLIMSAVLFSISGLYADAMLQIILLFSFGYGWYSWQPNFSHKKIVVHRLKIIGWLKVLVSIGVFGLVVAQLLIYYTDSTTPYMDGFTSVASLVCVFLASRKIIDNWMIWMVVDSTYVLLYMYKDLPFAAITTFIYLIVAIYGYIHWKKLMYK from the coding sequence ATGATTCACGTTCTTGATTTTTGTACTATGGTTATTAATCTTTTGTGTACTTTTTTGTTGGCAGGACTTTATGTTATTGGTTGGCCTGTAGGTATAGTTGGCTTGATTATGAGTGCGGTATTATTTTCTATAAGTGGCTTATATGCTGATGCTATGTTACAGATAATTCTTTTATTTAGCTTTGGATATGGTTGGTATAGTTGGCAGCCTAATTTTAGTCACAAAAAGATAGTTGTTCATAGACTTAAAATCATTGGTTGGTTAAAAGTTCTAGTAAGTATTGGGGTGTTTGGCTTGGTGGTTGCACAATTACTAATATACTATACAGACTCAACAACTCCTTATATGGATGGTTTTACAAGTGTGGCATCACTTGTTTGCGTTTTTTTAGCAAGCAGAAAAATAATAGATAACTGGATGATATGGATGGTTGTTGATTCTACTTATGTACTGTTATATATGTATAAAGATTTACCATTTGCTGCTATTACTACATTTATATATCTAATTGTGGCAATATACGGCTATATTCATTGGAAAAAATTAATGTACAAATAG
- a CDS encoding DUF3568 domain-containing protein gives MKLRKVLIAVLLGASVLSLSSCWLLVGAAVGGGTAAYISGEYSMNMSGSVKDIYNATLKAVQSNDDFVITKKSITSVDAVVNGSTKVDSTSFYVKIEKLTDNASKVTIKFGTFGDQAMSATLMDQIQKNV, from the coding sequence ATGAAATTAAGAAAAGTATTAATCGCGGTATTATTAGGAGCTTCTGTTTTATCTTTAAGTAGTTGTTGGTTACTTGTTGGTGCAGCTGTAGGTGGTGGAACTGCCGCATATATTTCTGGTGAGTATTCAATGAATATGAGCGGTAGTGTCAAAGATATTTATAATGCCACTTTAAAAGCTGTTCAAAGCAATGATGATTTTGTTATTACTAAAAAATCTATTACTTCTGTCGATGCAGTTGTTAATGGTAGCACTAAAGTAGACTCAACAAGTTTTTATGTTAAAATAGAAAAACTTACTGATAATGCTTCAAAAGTTACAATTAAGTTTGGTACTTTTGGTGATCAAGCAATGTCAGCAACATTAATGGATCAAATCCAAAAGAATGTTTAA
- a CDS encoding DUF3568 domain-containing protein codes for MTFLKKALFAATISISALILNSCIVAAIAVGGGTVAYIDGNYSMNIEGNYKAVYKATLKAINDNNDFVLVSKDLDQTKQNADIEGATKIDSTSFSVKIERLTDQATKVTIKFGTFGDQAMSSTLMDQIQAAVHKAS; via the coding sequence ATGACTTTTCTAAAGAAAGCTTTATTTGCCGCTACAATTTCTATTTCGGCGTTAATCCTGAATAGTTGTATTGTTGCAGCAATAGCTGTTGGTGGTGGCACAGTTGCCTACATTGATGGAAATTATTCTATGAATATAGAAGGCAACTATAAAGCTGTCTATAAAGCCACTCTTAAGGCTATTAATGACAATAATGACTTTGTTCTAGTATCAAAAGATCTTGATCAAACAAAGCAAAATGCCGATATTGAAGGTGCTACTAAGATTGATAGCACGAGTTTTAGCGTCAAAATTGAAAGATTGACAGATCAGGCTACTAAGGTGACAATCAAATTTGGTACTTTCGGCGATCAAGCAATGTCATCAACATTAATGGATCAGATCCAAGCAGCTGTACATAAAGCTTCTTAA
- the clcA gene encoding H(+)/Cl(-) exchange transporter ClcA, whose protein sequence is MSNKVLDTYYKNNRHIWVLVLSGAVIGTMIGLLATAFQLLLDFIFKIKHAFFSLSGGNIFIEISMSISLTIVMVLISIFIVRKFAKEAGGSGIQEVEGALKGCRKIRKRVMPVKFISGLFSLGSGLSLGKEGPSIHMAAALAQFFVDKFKLTTKYANAVISAGAGAGLAAAFNTPLSGIIFVIEEMNRKFRFSVSAIKCVLVACIMSTVISRAIMGNPPAIRVETFSAVPQNTLWLFMVLGIIFGYFGLLFNKSLIKVANFFSEGSRKRYWTLVITVCVIFGIGVIISPNAVGGGYIVIANTLDYNLSIKMLLVLFVLRFAGVIFSYGTGVTGGIFAPMIALGTVFGLAYGLCIAQLFPQYNIDAGVFAVAGMSALFTATVGAPLTGIVLVMEMTWNFHLLLPLMITCFSASMLTYIHHQKPIYDTLLRRTISNERKQQAKEKNERNQKPTPNTSGQTISKEEI, encoded by the coding sequence ATGAGTAATAAGGTATTAGATACATACTATAAGAATAATAGACACATTTGGGTGCTAGTACTCTCTGGTGCTGTTATAGGTACTATGATTGGTCTTTTAGCGACAGCTTTTCAGCTACTTTTAGACTTTATTTTTAAAATTAAGCATGCCTTTTTTTCTCTCAGTGGTGGTAATATTTTTATTGAGATAAGCATGTCAATATCATTAACTATTGTAATGGTATTAATTTCGATTTTTATCGTTAGAAAATTTGCGAAAGAAGCTGGCGGTAGTGGTATCCAGGAGGTTGAAGGTGCTTTAAAAGGCTGTCGTAAGATACGTAAAAGAGTTATGCCTGTGAAGTTTATAAGTGGACTTTTTTCATTAGGCTCAGGTTTAAGTTTAGGTAAAGAGGGGCCATCAATTCATATGGCTGCAGCATTAGCACAATTTTTTGTTGATAAATTTAAACTTACTACAAAATATGCTAATGCTGTTATCTCTGCTGGTGCCGGGGCTGGGCTAGCAGCTGCTTTTAATACCCCACTTTCTGGCATTATCTTTGTTATTGAAGAGATGAATAGAAAGTTTAGATTTAGTGTTTCGGCAATAAAGTGTGTGCTAGTGGCATGTATTATGAGTACAGTTATCTCTAGAGCCATTATGGGTAATCCACCAGCAATACGCGTAGAAACTTTCAGCGCAGTACCACAAAATACTCTTTGGTTATTTATGGTTTTGGGAATTATATTTGGCTATTTTGGCTTACTATTCAACAAATCATTAATCAAAGTGGCAAACTTTTTCTCAGAAGGCTCAAGAAAAAGATACTGGACTTTAGTCATAACTGTTTGTGTAATTTTTGGTATTGGCGTGATCATATCACCAAATGCTGTTGGTGGTGGCTATATCGTCATAGCAAATACTCTTGATTATAATTTATCAATCAAGATGCTTTTAGTACTTTTTGTACTTCGTTTTGCTGGGGTTATTTTCTCATATGGGACGGGTGTTACAGGTGGTATATTTGCACCGATGATTGCTCTAGGTACTGTTTTTGGTCTTGCTTATGGCCTATGCATAGCTCAACTATTTCCTCAATATAATATTGATGCAGGTGTTTTTGCTGTTGCTGGAATGAGTGCTTTATTTACTGCAACGGTAGGCGCACCATTGACTGGTATTGTGCTAGTAATGGAAATGACTTGGAATTTCCATCTTTTACTTCCTCTTATGATAACTTGCTTTAGCGCATCTATGCTGACATATATTCATCATCAAAAACCAATATATGATACTCTATTAAGACGTACTATTTCTAATGAAAGAAAGCAGCAAGCAAAGGAAAAAAATGAGCGAAATCAAAAGCCAACTCCAAATACTTCAGGACAAACTATCTCAAAAGAAGAAATATAA
- a CDS encoding carboxypeptidase M32, with translation MSEIKSQLQILQDKLSQKKKYNHAISLMHWDLETQAPKNSINTTSEVIGFFSEKVYEITNSEEITSCLKYLNNNLSALDEINKRIVYLTTKQKDRLIKIPKDEYVTYNKLLSQAQNIWTKARKDNDFEAFAPYLEEIIKYQKKYIKRIGYNEHPYDVLLDDYEESMTVAKLEPFFESLKEKIVPLLAKIKSSTQVDTSCIDKPYNIDKQKEYSHKIAKQLGFNFDSGILKESAHPFTLNFNKYDVRMTTRYIEDLFTSSLFSTIHETGHAMYEQNISDNIYDTILGTGVSLGIHESQSRFYENLVGKNKAFWDRNYIELQNLFRENLASTNEEEFYKAINKVSPSLIRVEADELTYSLHILVRFEIEKEIFEKDIDVRELPKLWNDKYQKYLGISPNNFSDGILQDVHWSAGLFGYFPTYALGSAYASQIFHYMNKDFDVNNAIRENKLELILSFLTKHIHQFGSLKSADEIIYNMCGEHLNAKYYIDYLEKKFSAIYKL, from the coding sequence ATGAGCGAAATCAAAAGCCAACTCCAAATACTTCAGGACAAACTATCTCAAAAGAAGAAATATAATCACGCAATTTCTCTAATGCACTGGGACTTAGAAACACAGGCGCCCAAAAACTCAATCAATACTACATCTGAAGTTATTGGATTTTTCAGCGAAAAAGTTTATGAAATAACTAATAGTGAAGAAATAACTAGCTGCTTAAAGTACTTAAATAACAACTTATCCGCGCTTGATGAGATTAACAAAAGAATTGTATATCTAACAACAAAGCAAAAAGATAGGCTAATTAAAATACCTAAAGATGAGTATGTTACATACAATAAGTTACTATCACAAGCTCAAAATATTTGGACAAAAGCTCGTAAAGATAATGACTTTGAAGCATTTGCTCCATATTTAGAAGAAATTATAAAGTATCAAAAAAAGTATATAAAAAGAATTGGCTATAACGAACATCCTTATGATGTACTGCTTGATGATTATGAAGAAAGTATGACTGTTGCAAAACTAGAGCCTTTTTTTGAGAGTCTAAAAGAAAAAATTGTCCCTCTATTAGCAAAAATAAAAAGCTCTACTCAAGTTGATACTAGCTGCATTGATAAACCATATAATATTGATAAGCAAAAAGAGTATTCTCACAAAATAGCCAAACAACTAGGATTTAACTTTGATAGCGGTATTCTAAAAGAGAGTGCTCATCCATTTACTTTGAACTTCAATAAGTATGATGTCAGAATGACAACACGCTACATCGAAGATCTTTTTACATCTTCATTATTTAGTACTATTCATGAAACTGGTCATGCAATGTATGAGCAAAATATTAGCGATAATATTTACGATACTATTCTAGGTACAGGAGTTAGCTTGGGCATACATGAATCACAATCAAGATTTTATGAAAATCTAGTTGGTAAAAATAAAGCTTTTTGGGATAGAAATTATATAGAGCTACAAAACTTATTTAGAGAAAACTTAGCTAGTACTAATGAAGAGGAGTTTTATAAAGCCATCAACAAAGTTAGTCCTAGCTTAATCCGCGTAGAAGCAGATGAATTAACATATTCTCTACATATATTAGTACGCTTTGAGATAGAAAAAGAAATTTTTGAGAAAGATATTGATGTTAGAGAGTTACCAAAGCTATGGAATGATAAATATCAAAAATACTTGGGTATTAGTCCGAATAATTTCTCTGATGGAATATTACAAGATGTGCATTGGTCAGCTGGGTTATTTGGTTACTTCCCAACATATGCTCTCGGTAGTGCCTATGCTTCACAGATTTTTCACTATATGAATAAAGATTTTGATGTAAATAATGCTATTAGAGAAAATAAACTAGAACTTATACTAAGCTTCTTAACTAAGCATATACACCAATTTGGTAGCCTAAAGTCTGCTGATGAAATTATCTATAATATGTGTGGTGAACATTTAAATGCCAAATACTATATTGATTATTTAGAAAAAAAATTTTCCGCCATCTACAAACTTTAA
- a CDS encoding aspartoacylase, which translates to MKINKLLVSGGIHGNEYTGIYIVKRMKEYPLKTKSIEVIPLLANPEAFRLSKRYKDKDLNRCFSTEDLQNTSLSSYENQRAREINKLYGTKSDSPIDFLVDLHTTTSNLGKTIITDGKNPFVNRLCAYLVEQVDGLRVIKHESITSVTMNNIAPMSLTIEIGAVNTSVYDPNAIDITTEIINEIIKFIELSNSDNIPEVKQCKAYEPIKTIHYPRDSEGNINAVIHKNLHGKDFQAISFNDSIFELMDGSDKLLDIAEEWYPIFINESAYYEKDIAFYLAKEVDFYAGD; encoded by the coding sequence ATGAAAATAAATAAACTACTAGTATCTGGTGGGATTCATGGAAATGAGTATACAGGGATTTATATTGTTAAGCGTATGAAAGAATACCCACTAAAAACTAAGTCCATAGAAGTTATACCCTTATTAGCAAATCCAGAAGCTTTTAGGCTAAGCAAAAGATATAAAGATAAAGATTTAAATCGTTGTTTCTCTACTGAAGATTTACAAAACACTTCATTGAGTAGTTATGAGAACCAAAGAGCAAGAGAAATTAACAAATTATATGGTACAAAATCAGACTCTCCGATTGATTTTTTAGTTGACTTACACACAACTACTTCAAACCTTGGTAAGACTATTATTACTGATGGCAAGAATCCATTCGTTAATAGGCTATGCGCGTATTTAGTAGAGCAAGTAGATGGTCTTAGAGTTATTAAGCATGAAAGCATTACTAGTGTAACAATGAATAATATTGCTCCAATGTCTTTAACTATAGAAATAGGCGCTGTTAATACGAGTGTTTATGATCCTAATGCAATTGATATAACTACAGAGATTATTAATGAAATAATAAAGTTTATTGAGTTATCAAATAGTGATAATATACCTGAAGTCAAACAATGCAAAGCGTATGAACCAATTAAAACTATTCATTACCCAAGAGATAGTGAGGGTAATATCAACGCGGTAATTCATAAAAACCTTCATGGTAAAGATTTCCAGGCTATTAGTTTCAATGATTCTATTTTTGAACTAATGGATGGAAGTGATAAATTACTAGATATTGCGGAAGAATGGTATCCTATATTTATAAATGAATCCGCATATTATGAAAAAGATATTGCATTTTATTTAGCAAAAGAAGTAGATTTTTATGCCGGTGATTAA
- the trpB gene encoding tryptophan synthase subunit beta has product MSKLNAYFGEYGGQFVPQILVPALDQLEQEFIKAQTDESFKQEFKELLQEYAGRPTALTKTRNIVKNTKTKLYLKREDLLHGGAHKTNQVLGQALLAKRMGKKEIIAETGAGQHGVATALACALLDLKCRVYMGAKDVERQSPNVFRMRLMGAEVIPVHSGSATLKDACNEALRDWSANYSKAHYLLGTAAGPHPFPTIVREFQRMIGEETKQQILAKEGRLPDAVIACVGGGSNAIGMFADFIDEKNVKLIGIEPAGKGIETGEHGAPLKHGKTGIFFGMKAPLMQNSDGQIEESYSISAGLDFPSVGPQHAHLLAIGRAEYASATDDEALDAFKLLCKKEGIIPALESSHALAHALKLAYDNPDKEQLLVVNLSGRGDKDIFTVHDILKEKGEI; this is encoded by the coding sequence ATGTCAAAACTAAATGCTTATTTTGGTGAGTATGGTGGTCAATTCGTACCACAAATACTTGTCCCAGCTCTTGATCAACTCGAGCAAGAATTTATAAAAGCACAAACAGATGAATCTTTTAAGCAAGAATTTAAAGAGCTTTTGCAAGAGTATGCAGGTCGCCCTACTGCTCTTACAAAAACTAGAAATATAGTCAAAAACACAAAAACCAAGCTATACCTAAAACGCGAGGATCTACTACATGGTGGCGCTCACAAAACTAACCAAGTACTTGGTCAAGCTCTACTAGCCAAGAGAATGGGCAAAAAAGAGATAATTGCAGAAACTGGAGCTGGTCAGCATGGTGTTGCTACTGCTTTAGCTTGTGCATTACTAGATCTAAAATGTAGAGTATATATGGGAGCTAAAGATGTTGAGCGACAAAGCCCTAACGTTTTTAGAATGAGATTAATGGGTGCTGAAGTCATACCTGTGCATAGTGGATCAGCAACACTTAAAGATGCTTGTAATGAAGCTCTAAGAGATTGGTCAGCAAACTATAGCAAGGCTCACTATCTACTAGGAACTGCAGCAGGACCTCACCCCTTTCCGACAATTGTTAGAGAATTTCAAAGAATGATTGGTGAAGAAACCAAACAACAAATCCTTGCTAAAGAAGGTAGATTACCTGATGCTGTGATCGCCTGTGTTGGTGGCGGCTCTAATGCTATCGGTATGTTTGCTGACTTTATTGATGAAAAAAATGTCAAGCTTATAGGTATAGAACCGGCTGGTAAAGGTATCGAAACAGGTGAGCATGGAGCTCCACTTAAGCACGGTAAAACTGGTATATTTTTCGGTATGAAAGCACCACTAATGCAAAATTCTGATGGACAAATTGAAGAGTCATATTCAATATCAGCTGGTCTAGATTTCCCATCTGTTGGACCTCAACACGCTCATTTATTAGCAATAGGTCGTGCTGAATATGCATCTGCCACAGATGATGAAGCGTTAGATGCTTTTAAATTACTTTGTAAAAAAGAAGGAATTATCCCAGCTCTAGAATCATCTCACGCTCTAGCACATGCTCTTAAACTTGCTTACGACAATCCTGATAAAGAGCAACTTTTGGTTGTTAATTTATCTGGACGTGGTGATAAAGATATTTTTACAGTACATGATATTTTAAAAGAAAAGGGAGAGATTTAA